Proteins co-encoded in one Gemmatimonadaceae bacterium genomic window:
- a CDS encoding GWxTD domain-containing protein: MKNSTVGDPAAGGPPRPGGLPGAPGAGLTGAGEMQRLYRAMGLISGAGTLSFVASASFLTAPSSDTTLVLLALSLPSRSLAFTREGDRYAAEYSVKVEVRRGPTVVSQVDARESVKVPTYRETSRTDESIIWQQYLRLAPGRYSLAIALKDESGLRNASEEVSLEVPRLTAGAIATPIAVYEAIPRTSVDSLPRLLARPRSTVTFGVDSLLPVYLEAVGPQAPPSVTVRVIGDGDQELWVSTVELAQRLEVRSATIAVPVTRLGVGISSLVVTAAGRSDTARTRLLVSLGDDLPIATFDEMLNYLRYFAPADRLKPLREATPVTRSEVWAKFLKDTDPVPGTSEHEGLRDYFARIRTANQRFRDDGPIGWQTDRGTAFVALGDPDNVYDTGLQDPGARVRQQVWEYRALRLQLVFLDQTGFGRWRLGTSQRAELENAIRRKLSLQP, encoded by the coding sequence GTGAAGAACAGCACTGTCGGGGATCCCGCAGCAGGAGGGCCACCCCGACCAGGCGGGCTCCCCGGCGCCCCCGGCGCCGGACTGACGGGTGCCGGTGAGATGCAGCGCCTGTATCGCGCCATGGGCCTCATTTCCGGCGCGGGAACGCTTTCGTTTGTCGCGTCGGCGTCATTTCTGACGGCGCCCTCGTCGGACACCACTTTGGTGCTTCTGGCGCTGTCGCTGCCGTCACGGTCGCTCGCGTTCACGCGGGAGGGCGATCGGTACGCCGCCGAATACTCGGTCAAGGTCGAGGTACGTCGCGGACCGACGGTCGTCTCGCAGGTTGATGCCAGGGAATCGGTCAAGGTACCGACGTATCGAGAAACGTCGCGGACCGACGAAAGCATCATCTGGCAGCAGTATCTGCGATTGGCCCCCGGTCGCTATTCGCTGGCGATTGCCCTGAAGGACGAATCCGGCCTGCGGAACGCGTCCGAAGAAGTCTCGCTTGAGGTGCCGCGTCTGACCGCCGGCGCGATCGCGACCCCAATCGCCGTCTACGAAGCGATTCCCCGCACATCGGTCGATTCGCTGCCGAGACTGCTGGCTCGGCCGCGCAGCACCGTCACCTTCGGTGTCGACTCGTTGCTCCCCGTGTACCTCGAGGCCGTTGGCCCGCAGGCTCCGCCATCGGTAACCGTGCGCGTCATCGGCGACGGGGATCAGGAACTCTGGGTCAGCACGGTAGAGCTGGCGCAACGCCTCGAAGTGCGTAGCGCAACCATTGCCGTGCCGGTCACGCGACTGGGCGTTGGCATTTCGAGCCTTGTGGTCACGGCGGCCGGGCGCAGCGACACGGCGCGCACCCGACTGCTGGTCAGTCTGGGCGACGATCTACCGATCGCCACGTTTGACGAGATGCTCAACTACCTCCGCTATTTCGCCCCCGCCGACCGACTCAAGCCATTGCGCGAGGCCACACCGGTAACGCGCTCGGAAGTGTGGGCCAAGTTCCTCAAGGACACCGATCCCGTGCCCGGAACGTCGGAGCACGAAGGGCTGCGTGATTACTTCGCCCGGATTCGCACAGCCAATCAGCGCTTTCGCGATGATGGTCCCATTGGGTGGCAAACCGATCGCGGCACGGCGTTCGTGGCGCTCGGAGATCCCGACAACGTGTACGACACGGGACTGCAGGATCCGGGTGCCCGCGTGCGACAGCAAGTGTGGGAATATCGCGCGCTGCGGTTGCAGCTGGTGTTTCTCGATCAGACGGGATTCGGGCGGTGGCGTCTGGGAACGTCGCAGCGCGCCGAGCTTGAGAACGCGATCCGCCGCAAACTCTCGCTGCAGCCGTGA
- the pyrE gene encoding orotate phosphoribosyltransferase has translation MPPSPTALSILIALLATRSAKRGDFVLASGRRSSLYVDCRLTTMSPEGQLVIGRLALAALNATGWPVDAVGGLTLGADPISYAIAHASALAAERGEGQMVRAFTVRKEAKQHGTGKLIEGPFVRGDRVVVVEDVITTGGSALKAVEAVKAAGGTVVGVLALVDREEGGREAIEATGLEVRALVTASALLAEMPSA, from the coding sequence GTGCCCCCCAGCCCGACCGCGCTTTCCATCTTGATCGCCCTGCTGGCCACTCGATCGGCCAAGCGGGGCGATTTCGTGCTGGCATCAGGCCGCCGCTCCTCCCTCTATGTGGACTGCCGACTCACCACCATGAGTCCCGAGGGGCAATTGGTGATTGGACGATTGGCTCTGGCGGCCTTGAACGCCACGGGTTGGCCAGTGGATGCTGTTGGCGGATTGACGCTGGGAGCCGACCCGATCTCCTACGCGATCGCGCACGCCAGTGCGCTGGCCGCCGAACGGGGCGAAGGCCAGATGGTTCGGGCCTTTACCGTTCGTAAGGAGGCGAAGCAGCACGGGACCGGGAAGCTGATTGAAGGTCCCTTTGTCCGGGGAGACCGGGTCGTGGTGGTTGAAGATGTGATCACCACCGGAGGTTCGGCCCTCAAGGCTGTTGAGGCGGTCAAGGCGGCTGGTGGCACCGTGGTTGGGGTGCTGGCCTTGGTCGACCGCGAAGAAGGCGGCCGCGAGGCCATTGAGGCCACCGGGCTTGAGGTGCGCGCCCTGGTGACTGCCTCAGCGCTCCTTGCCGAAATGCCGTCGGCCTGA
- a CDS encoding serine/threonine protein kinase has translation MAIETLVGTTLAGYTIRGKVGEGGTSTVFRADHPKHGTVALKVLREKLQQDKTAVARFLREAQFGARVEHPNIIRTLDYGQEDGRYYLAIEWASGEILDKHADKSGPLPCREVAEIMSQICSAVQAAHDVNIVHRDLKPENVMYDPATFVVKLLDFGIAADTEAAPDQRLTRAGFFVGTLMYVAPEALSGELVGPAADQYSLATIAYYLLSGVLPYTGKSPRELFSQLLTQPPVALNKAKPTLTFPASIETVVMKALSKAPGDRYPSVRAYSEAFSVAAQDCDKGGNATPPTEEAKSGLMGKMRGLFGRG, from the coding sequence GTGGCTATCGAGACGCTAGTTGGAACGACGCTGGCCGGATATACGATACGCGGAAAGGTCGGCGAAGGTGGTACTTCGACGGTCTTTCGTGCCGATCATCCCAAACACGGTACCGTCGCCCTCAAGGTGCTGCGCGAAAAGCTGCAGCAGGATAAAACCGCTGTCGCGCGTTTTTTGCGCGAGGCGCAGTTCGGTGCACGGGTAGAACACCCCAATATCATCCGTACCCTAGACTACGGACAGGAAGACGGGCGCTACTATCTGGCGATTGAGTGGGCCTCCGGTGAGATCCTCGACAAGCACGCGGACAAGTCGGGGCCGCTGCCCTGCCGAGAGGTTGCGGAGATCATGTCGCAGATCTGCAGTGCCGTGCAGGCTGCCCATGACGTGAACATCGTGCATCGGGATCTCAAACCCGAGAACGTCATGTACGATCCCGCGACATTCGTGGTGAAGCTGCTGGATTTCGGAATCGCGGCCGACACAGAAGCCGCGCCCGATCAGCGACTCACGCGCGCGGGCTTCTTCGTTGGCACCCTGATGTACGTCGCGCCGGAGGCCTTGTCGGGCGAACTGGTTGGCCCAGCGGCCGACCAGTATTCGCTGGCCACGATCGCCTACTACCTGCTCTCCGGCGTGCTGCCGTACACCGGCAAGTCACCGCGCGAGCTGTTCTCCCAGCTGCTCACGCAGCCACCGGTGGCGCTCAACAAAGCCAAGCCCACGCTCACCTTTCCGGCCTCCATCGAGACGGTAGTGATGAAGGCGTTGTCCAAGGCGCCTGGCGATCGGTATCCCTCAGTTCGCGCCTATTCCGAGGCCTTCTCGGTTGCGGCGCAGGACTGCGACAAGGGCGGCAATGCCACGCCACCCACCGAGGAAGCGAAGAGTGGCCTGATGGGCAAGATGCGCGGACTGTTCGGTCGCGGCTGA
- a CDS encoding HAMP domain-containing protein: protein MPTPAALAPSVLALFEEERAKDLATFRVAGRRRFWSTIFIAGVLIAGLRLGLAQVPISIVVATFCAAIGLNWVLSTIGVQARWYRWWLRYVFAVFDTLLISSVVYLFGSPVLVLTYILAIVPYSFDRGPSLGYVTTGASVVGFLAASYGYAMLRPADAAPWAQVLLAAVLLLVVAQQVIQMPSRLIRRIRRTRECMAQVERGELHVRADARHADELGFLEHSFNRMLDELTLLIETVQREAEELAAVAIQVHGAASVLQRRAGDVASGAQQLSEGLLQQRELAATGLRAGQQALATAESTRGTAERTANDANHVDAIASRSREAIERAAQTLVRVSVDVGASAERVQRLAPASERVGEFVATVSRIARQTNLLALNAAIEASRAGDQGLGFAVVADEIRKLAGESAQAAKVIASTVQRVRDDIGEAVQSMDNTAREVTDAGTIAREATSALSTMVEGIARIAEQSDAVAALAQTQNSLAAGAVTAFDSLDGSAQRASGSARSAADASVAQRTSIEELSRSAGQLSQAAARMRAVALRHTSEFAVVGAPAGPGTHAPRTDETPGDTYAPAARATPSGAPVVSGPRATRSIAA, encoded by the coding sequence ATGCCGACACCCGCCGCCCTCGCCCCAAGCGTTCTGGCCCTCTTCGAGGAAGAACGCGCCAAAGACCTCGCCACGTTTCGCGTAGCGGGTCGGCGACGCTTCTGGAGCACGATCTTCATCGCCGGCGTGCTGATCGCGGGGCTTCGGTTGGGGCTCGCGCAGGTGCCGATTTCAATCGTGGTTGCCACCTTCTGCGCCGCGATTGGTCTCAACTGGGTCTTGTCGACGATCGGCGTCCAGGCGCGATGGTATCGCTGGTGGTTGCGCTACGTCTTCGCTGTCTTCGATACGCTGCTCATCAGCAGTGTGGTGTATCTGTTCGGGTCGCCGGTGCTGGTGCTCACGTACATTCTCGCCATCGTGCCGTATTCATTCGACCGTGGTCCCTCGTTGGGCTACGTCACGACCGGCGCATCGGTGGTCGGGTTTCTGGCCGCCAGCTATGGCTACGCGATGTTGCGGCCCGCCGACGCCGCTCCGTGGGCCCAGGTGTTGTTGGCGGCGGTGCTGTTGCTGGTGGTGGCGCAACAGGTGATCCAGATGCCCTCGCGACTCATTCGGCGAATCCGTCGCACGCGCGAATGCATGGCACAGGTGGAGCGCGGCGAGTTACACGTGCGTGCGGACGCGCGCCATGCCGACGAACTCGGCTTTCTCGAGCACAGCTTCAATCGCATGCTCGATGAACTGACGCTGCTCATCGAAACGGTGCAGCGTGAAGCGGAAGAGTTGGCCGCGGTGGCCATTCAGGTGCATGGGGCGGCCAGCGTGCTGCAGCGTCGCGCCGGCGATGTCGCGAGCGGCGCCCAACAGCTCAGTGAGGGGTTGTTGCAGCAGCGCGAATTGGCGGCCACCGGTTTGCGGGCCGGCCAGCAGGCGTTGGCCACCGCCGAGTCGACGCGCGGGACCGCCGAGCGAACCGCCAACGATGCCAACCACGTGGATGCGATCGCCTCAAGGAGTCGCGAGGCCATTGAGCGCGCCGCGCAAACGCTGGTGCGCGTCAGTGTTGATGTTGGTGCGTCGGCCGAGCGCGTGCAGCGTCTGGCGCCCGCATCGGAGCGCGTGGGTGAGTTCGTGGCGACCGTCTCGCGCATCGCCCGACAGACGAACCTGTTGGCCTTGAATGCGGCCATCGAAGCGTCGCGCGCCGGCGACCAGGGGCTTGGTTTCGCCGTGGTGGCGGATGAGATCCGGAAACTGGCGGGTGAGAGCGCGCAGGCCGCGAAGGTCATTGCCAGCACGGTCCAACGCGTGCGTGACGATATCGGGGAAGCCGTTCAATCGATGGACAACACGGCCCGCGAAGTCACGGATGCCGGCACCATTGCCCGCGAGGCCACCAGTGCGCTGTCCACGATGGTGGAGGGCATCGCGCGCATCGCCGAGCAGAGCGATGCGGTGGCGGCACTGGCGCAGACCCAGAACTCGCTGGCCGCTGGCGCCGTCACGGCCTTCGATTCCCTGGACGGATCGGCGCAGCGCGCCTCGGGCAGCGCGCGCAGTGCCGCCGATGCGTCGGTGGCCCAGCGCACCAGCATCGAGGAGTTGTCGCGGAGTGCCGGCCAACTCTCGCAGGCGGCCGCACGCATGCGGGCGGTTGCACTCCGTCATACGTCGGAGTTCGCGGTGGTCGGAGCGCCCGCCGGGCCGGGCACTCATGCCCCGCGCACCGACGAAACGCCTGGCGACACCTACGCGCCCGCTGCGCGCGCGACACCGTCGGGTGCTCCGGTGGTCAGTGGGCCTCGCGCAACACGCTCCATTGCGGCGTGA
- a CDS encoding helix-turn-helix transcriptional regulator, whose product MATFLTPNERSRVDAAGHGCYVALHRESLEDLMVDLRTRAVSAVLVSVARYQTQHATQVARLVREFPRVPAVALLTTTEPRTTQSVLALGQHGVRSLVDARDPKGWRELREFVASEQGDLIEQRALARIREELMGAPADCLRFFEALFLSPSHISTVQQIARANGVVPSTLMSRFFREKLPAPKRYLAMARLVRAARLFENPGLSITHVANHLEYSSAQSFSRHVSLLMGCTPMQFRRQFDGARMLDAMCDQLVRPYREILLRFEPYGITPQWSVLREAH is encoded by the coding sequence GTGGCCACATTCTTGACGCCCAACGAGCGATCGCGCGTCGACGCGGCCGGGCATGGATGCTACGTCGCCCTGCATCGCGAGTCCCTTGAAGATCTCATGGTGGATCTGCGCACGCGCGCGGTGTCGGCGGTCCTGGTCTCCGTGGCGCGCTACCAAACCCAGCACGCGACGCAGGTCGCGCGTCTGGTTCGCGAATTCCCGAGGGTGCCAGCCGTCGCACTGCTCACGACCACCGAGCCGCGCACCACCCAGTCCGTGCTGGCGCTCGGCCAGCATGGGGTGCGCTCCCTTGTGGACGCGCGTGACCCCAAGGGGTGGCGCGAGCTGCGGGAGTTTGTAGCCAGCGAGCAGGGCGACCTGATCGAACAGCGCGCCCTGGCACGCATCCGCGAAGAGTTGATGGGCGCGCCTGCTGATTGTCTGCGCTTCTTCGAAGCCCTCTTTCTCTCGCCCTCGCACATCTCAACCGTGCAGCAGATCGCCCGCGCGAACGGGGTGGTCCCCAGCACGCTCATGAGTCGATTCTTCCGCGAGAAGCTCCCCGCGCCGAAACGCTATCTGGCCATGGCGCGCCTGGTGCGCGCCGCGCGCCTCTTCGAAAATCCCGGCCTGAGCATCACGCACGTCGCCAATCACCTGGAGTACTCGTCCGCGCAGAGTTTCTCTCGGCACGTGTCGTTGCTCATGGGGTGCACGCCGATGCAGTTCCGCCGCCAGTTCGATGGCGCCCGCATGCTGGACGCGATGTGTGATCAGCTGGTGCGGCCGTACCGCGAGATCTTGTTGCGATTCGAGCCGTACGGCATCACGCCGCAATGGAGCGTGTTGCGCGAGGCCCACTGA
- the dnaA gene encoding chromosomal replication initiator protein DnaA, producing MSLSPAELWDRLRQRARQVLPEQTYRTWLEPTEALAVEGDTLMVGAPDQFSADWNESKHADLLTGFAPVALGHPLKVRFKVHEERVGRVQMDMFVQAPAAPVSAPARHQQSRISTPLNPRYTFDQFVIGKSNDVAAAAAQAAAQAPGKVYNPLFIYGDTGLGKTHLMQGIAHELLRRTPTLRLAYVGTEQFTNEFVGAIQAGQMGDFRRRFREIDLLLVDDVQFLKGKEGTQEEFFHTFNAIYEAGRQVVLTSDRPPKEIPGLEARLVSRFEWGMVANIDSPDLEHRIAILRKKASLDHLELTIPDEVIEFIAQHVKSSVRELEGSIIKLLAYASLKHRDISVDLAREALRDKLRASSSSDFPDVPPTTITVATIQQVVAREWGVTPDGLRSKTRTKQLTTPRQVAMYLCRELLALQLVEIGNAFGGRDHSTVIHSLDRVAEDMAGEPGFADRVLKVRTMLETLRTTGHLGT from the coding sequence ATGTCGCTTTCGCCAGCCGAACTCTGGGACCGCCTGCGCCAGCGCGCTCGCCAGGTGCTACCGGAGCAGACGTATCGTACCTGGCTGGAGCCCACCGAGGCCCTGGCCGTTGAAGGCGATACGCTCATGGTGGGCGCACCCGACCAGTTCTCCGCCGACTGGAACGAATCCAAGCACGCCGATCTGCTCACCGGATTCGCTCCGGTCGCCCTCGGCCACCCCCTCAAGGTTCGCTTCAAGGTCCACGAAGAACGCGTCGGCCGGGTGCAAATGGACATGTTCGTCCAGGCACCTGCGGCCCCTGTTTCAGCGCCAGCAAGGCACCAGCAGTCGCGCATTTCTACGCCACTGAACCCTCGTTATACCTTTGACCAGTTTGTCATCGGTAAGTCCAACGACGTGGCCGCCGCAGCCGCGCAGGCCGCCGCGCAGGCCCCTGGGAAAGTCTACAATCCGCTGTTCATCTACGGCGATACGGGGCTGGGCAAGACGCATCTGATGCAGGGCATCGCCCACGAATTGCTGCGGCGTACCCCCACCCTGCGCCTCGCCTACGTAGGCACCGAGCAGTTCACCAATGAGTTCGTGGGTGCCATCCAGGCTGGCCAGATGGGTGATTTCCGCCGCCGTTTCCGCGAAATCGACCTCCTGCTCGTGGACGATGTTCAGTTCCTGAAGGGCAAGGAGGGCACGCAGGAAGAGTTCTTCCACACGTTCAACGCGATCTATGAGGCGGGTCGACAGGTGGTACTCACCTCCGATCGACCGCCCAAGGAAATCCCCGGACTCGAGGCGCGACTGGTGTCGCGGTTCGAGTGGGGCATGGTCGCCAACATCGATTCGCCCGACCTCGAACATCGGATCGCGATCCTGCGGAAGAAGGCCAGTCTCGATCACCTCGAACTGACCATCCCCGATGAAGTCATCGAGTTCATTGCGCAGCACGTGAAGTCGTCCGTCCGCGAGCTCGAAGGCTCCATCATCAAGCTGCTCGCGTATGCGTCGCTCAAGCATCGGGACATCTCGGTCGACCTCGCGCGCGAGGCGTTACGCGACAAGCTCCGCGCGTCCTCGTCTTCCGATTTCCCCGATGTGCCCCCCACCACCATCACGGTCGCCACCATTCAGCAGGTCGTGGCCCGTGAATGGGGCGTCACGCCGGACGGCTTGCGGTCGAAGACCCGTACGAAACAGCTCACCACCCCACGCCAGGTGGCGATGTACCTGTGCCGGGAGCTTCTGGCACTGCAGCTGGTGGAGATCGGCAACGCCTTCGGGGGGCGCGATCACTCCACGGTCATCCACTCCCTCGACCGGGTCGCCGAAGATATGGCGGGCGAGCCCGGTTTTGCCGATCGCGTCCTCAAGGTGCGAACCATGTTGGAAACCCTGAGGACAACCGGCCATTTGGGGACCTGA
- the dnaN gene encoding DNA polymerase III subunit beta, translating into MRFTISREKLQEGLQAVTAAVPAKTTLPVLANLLVETTERGIRLSATDLDIAVSTEISADVEAPGAITIPAKKLGEIARELPPSPVKISASGEQRVTLECGRSKFKLLGLPRDEFPTFPSVRFNESWRVKSGELQKLISHTAFAVSNEESRPILNGVLWELRDDRMRMVATNGHRLAKMEVPVEGSTAPAGDLIIPPKALDQIRRLFPAEEELEIARGDNHLGFRSPFTSVFTRLVEGPYPNYEQVIPKDNDRYCLADKGALTSALKRMSVIASDQTHRIKMSFNTGMLKFSVTTPDLGEAQDELPVQYTGDQLDIGFNATYLLEILRYMPTEQVRLTFKAPERAATIEPEGWDDPAKYLCLVMPLRLMD; encoded by the coding sequence ATGCGCTTCACCATCTCGCGCGAGAAACTCCAAGAAGGTCTTCAGGCGGTTACCGCCGCTGTACCGGCCAAGACCACACTGCCGGTACTGGCGAATCTGCTTGTCGAAACAACCGAGCGTGGCATTCGCTTGTCCGCCACCGATCTCGATATCGCCGTCAGCACGGAAATCAGTGCCGACGTCGAGGCGCCTGGCGCGATCACCATCCCAGCCAAGAAACTGGGCGAGATCGCTCGTGAGCTCCCCCCGTCCCCGGTGAAAATCTCGGCGAGCGGTGAGCAGCGTGTGACGCTTGAATGCGGTCGTTCGAAATTCAAATTGCTCGGTCTGCCGCGTGACGAGTTTCCCACGTTCCCCAGCGTGCGCTTCAACGAATCATGGCGCGTGAAGTCGGGTGAATTGCAGAAGCTGATTTCGCACACGGCATTCGCGGTCAGCAACGAGGAGTCACGCCCGATTCTCAACGGCGTGCTCTGGGAATTGCGAGACGATCGCATGCGCATGGTGGCGACCAACGGACATCGTCTGGCCAAGATGGAAGTCCCGGTCGAAGGCAGCACGGCGCCGGCCGGTGACCTGATCATCCCACCCAAGGCGCTCGATCAGATTCGACGGTTGTTTCCCGCCGAGGAAGAACTCGAGATCGCGCGTGGTGACAATCACCTGGGCTTTCGCTCGCCGTTCACCTCGGTCTTCACGCGTCTCGTCGAAGGGCCATATCCCAACTACGAGCAGGTGATTCCGAAGGACAACGATCGCTATTGCCTGGCCGACAAAGGCGCATTGACCAGCGCCCTGAAGCGCATGAGCGTCATCGCGTCCGACCAGACGCATCGCATCAAGATGTCATTCAACACCGGCATGTTGAAGTTCAGCGTCACCACACCCGATCTCGGTGAGGCGCAGGACGAATTGCCGGTGCAGTACACGGGCGACCAGCTCGATATCGGGTTCAACGCCACGTATCTGCTGGAGATATTGCGCTACATGCCCACCGAGCAGGTGCGCCTCACGTTCAAGGCACCAGAGCGCGCCGCCACGATCGAGCCGGAAGGGTGGGATGATCCGGCAAAATATCTGTGCCTGGTGATGCCGCTGCGCCTCATGGACTGA